One Megasphaera vaginalis (ex Bordigoni et al. 2020) genomic region harbors:
- the purN gene encoding phosphoribosylglycinamide formyltransferase, giving the protein MTKKRIVIFASGRGSNAEAIHDAVASGKINGEINAVVCDIPGAGILSKAEEWGVPAILADRKKFASREDFELFILQAIAPYRADLICLAGFMRLLSSTFISHYENKIINIHPALLPSFRGLHAQGQAVAAGVKIAGCTVHFVVPDMDAGPIIAQRAVPVYADDTEDTLAARILTQEHPAYVECVTLFCDDKLQVNGNIVTING; this is encoded by the coding sequence ATGACTAAAAAAAGGATCGTCATTTTTGCGTCGGGACGAGGCAGCAATGCGGAAGCGATTCATGATGCCGTCGCTTCCGGCAAAATTAACGGTGAAATCAACGCCGTCGTTTGTGATATTCCCGGCGCCGGTATTCTCAGTAAAGCTGAAGAATGGGGCGTTCCGGCGATTCTCGCAGATCGGAAGAAATTTGCTTCCAGAGAAGACTTTGAACTTTTCATTTTGCAGGCTATCGCGCCGTATCGGGCGGATTTGATCTGCCTGGCGGGGTTTATGCGCCTTTTGAGCAGTACGTTTATCAGTCATTACGAAAATAAGATCATCAATATACATCCGGCTTTACTGCCGTCATTTCGCGGCCTTCATGCGCAGGGGCAGGCTGTCGCCGCCGGCGTGAAGATTGCCGGCTGTACGGTTCATTTTGTCGTTCCTGATATGGATGCGGGTCCGATTATCGCGCAGCGGGCCGTTCCGGTTTACGCCGATGATACGGAAGACACGCTGGCTGCCCGGATTTTGACGCAAGAGCATCCGGCTTATGTGGAATGTGTCACTCTCTTTTGCGATGATAAATTGCAGGTGAACGGAAATATTGTTACCATTAACGGTTGA
- the purM gene encoding phosphoribosylformylglycinamidine cyclo-ligase: MRSNDETKKTLTYADAGVDIDAGNKAVELMKDSVKATYRPEVLGDLGGFGGLFSLINSDIKKPVLVSGTDGVGTKLRLAILMNKHDTVGQDCVAMSINDVLVQGAEPLFFLDYIAVGKLDPVQVATIVKGVAAACRESGCALLGGETAEMAGFYAEDDYDLAGFGVGIVDRDKIITGETIGANDVLIGLPSTGIHSNGFSLVRKIVFERMNMQPDQYVDELGMSIGECLLTPTRLYPKVCLPIIRNFDVKGMVHITGGGFYENIPRVLPPGIGVEIDVTSWPQLPVFGLLQKWGNVDNKEMYRTFNMGIGMIMIVAGEEADAVMAALTKAGEKAYIIGKTTGGGERVVLKGGVFDD, translated from the coding sequence ATGCGCTCGAATGATGAAACGAAGAAGACCTTAACCTACGCTGATGCAGGTGTTGACATTGATGCCGGCAATAAGGCGGTCGAATTGATGAAGGACTCCGTAAAAGCTACGTATCGTCCTGAAGTGCTCGGCGATCTCGGCGGTTTCGGCGGTCTCTTTTCTTTAATAAACAGTGACATCAAGAAGCCGGTTTTGGTGAGCGGGACTGACGGTGTCGGTACTAAGCTGCGTTTGGCTATTCTCATGAATAAACATGATACCGTCGGACAGGACTGTGTGGCCATGTCTATTAATGATGTGCTCGTGCAAGGCGCGGAGCCGTTGTTCTTCCTCGATTACATTGCAGTCGGTAAGCTGGATCCCGTTCAGGTTGCGACGATCGTCAAAGGTGTTGCCGCCGCCTGCCGGGAATCCGGATGTGCGCTTCTTGGTGGCGAAACGGCTGAAATGGCAGGATTTTATGCCGAAGACGATTATGACCTGGCCGGTTTCGGCGTTGGCATTGTCGATCGTGACAAGATCATTACCGGTGAAACGATCGGCGCAAATGACGTGTTGATCGGGTTGCCTTCTACAGGGATTCATTCCAACGGGTTTTCGTTGGTCCGTAAGATTGTCTTTGAACGGATGAACATGCAGCCGGATCAGTACGTTGATGAATTGGGCATGTCGATCGGGGAATGTCTATTGACGCCGACGCGGCTTTATCCGAAGGTATGCCTGCCCATTATTCGCAATTTTGACGTCAAGGGCATGGTGCACATTACGGGCGGCGGTTTTTACGAAAATATACCGCGTGTATTGCCGCCAGGTATCGGCGTCGAAATCGATGTGACCTCTTGGCCGCAGCTGCCTGTTTTCGGTCTTCTCCAAAAGTGGGGGAACGTGGACAACAAAGAGATGTACCGCACTTTCAACATGGGAATCGGCATGATCATGATCGTCGCCGGAGAAGAAGCGGATGCCGTTATGGCCGCTCTTACCAAGGCCGGCGAAAAGGCCTATATCATTGGCAAGACAACCGGAGGTGGTGAACGGGTCGTTCTCAAGGGAGGCGTGTTTGATGACTAA